From a region of the Novipirellula aureliae genome:
- a CDS encoding sensor histidine kinase, which yields MFHPKELNKCRGFQLQASSRFKWGCSSWGIVVAIVLSSPLTVDAAETKSVLILYSNESFLPANISLGNAMVDQMRRDYPDRIEFYSEFLDLVRFPGESHLSRTADKLLEKYEGLDFDLVISAGPQALNLLADQRHSLFPDVPVVFTGVREESATWGERNRATGILMKLDPLPTLELAMKLQPQTRQVVVVSGASDFDREWDDLARERFRNHEPRLEFTYLSGLPMQTLLERLRDLPSDAVVIFLTFFTDGEGEYFLSADAAKLVANASAVPVYGPYDTYMGTGIVGGCMDTFDEVGRETGDLALRILAGEKPENIAPYFPGKDLPIVDCRQLARWGLSEDRLPARSELRFRQSSLWKEHRSSVLTATFVLALQAALLIGLLFERRSRILAESVADETRRELTHASRLATVGELTASIAHEIHQPLGAILSNADAAEMLIDSSPDSMDELRQILVDIRQDDLRACEVIERLRALMRNRELELQAVEPNELIENVIQLIHRETKRRDVTVHTELAPGGPLVIADKVHLQQVLLNLLLNGMEAMSEMNQPKKLFVQTQLQSDKLEFLVQDSGPGIPTERRSCLFDPFFTTKKEGMGLGLSIARTLVEAHEGRIWVDDNCHTGLGLRFTVPLAQKSLNETSPFACLSQEQTG from the coding sequence ATGTTCCATCCAAAGGAATTAAACAAATGTCGTGGCTTTCAACTTCAGGCCAGCAGTAGGTTTAAATGGGGTTGCAGTTCGTGGGGCATCGTTGTCGCTATTGTTTTGAGTTCGCCTCTCACCGTCGATGCCGCCGAGACCAAAAGTGTCTTGATCCTGTATTCGAACGAGAGTTTCTTGCCAGCAAACATCTCGCTCGGAAACGCTATGGTCGACCAAATGCGACGAGACTATCCCGATCGCATCGAATTTTATAGCGAGTTTCTCGATCTTGTACGATTTCCTGGAGAAAGTCATCTTTCGCGGACGGCGGACAAACTCCTTGAAAAATACGAAGGTCTCGACTTCGACCTTGTCATCTCGGCGGGGCCTCAAGCTCTCAATCTTCTGGCCGACCAGCGACACTCTCTATTTCCCGATGTTCCGGTCGTCTTTACTGGCGTGCGAGAGGAAAGTGCCACTTGGGGTGAGCGGAATCGTGCAACTGGGATCTTGATGAAGCTTGATCCATTGCCGACGTTAGAGTTGGCGATGAAATTGCAACCCCAAACGCGACAAGTCGTTGTCGTCTCCGGAGCTTCGGATTTTGATCGCGAGTGGGACGATTTAGCGAGAGAACGATTTCGCAATCACGAGCCTCGGCTTGAGTTTACTTATCTCTCAGGCTTGCCGATGCAAACGCTTTTGGAGCGTTTGCGTGACCTCCCGTCGGATGCGGTGGTGATTTTTTTAACGTTCTTCACCGACGGCGAGGGAGAATACTTCCTTTCCGCCGATGCGGCGAAATTAGTCGCGAACGCGTCCGCGGTCCCTGTTTACGGACCCTACGACACCTATATGGGAACGGGCATTGTTGGCGGATGCATGGATACGTTCGATGAAGTGGGCCGAGAGACGGGAGATTTAGCTCTGCGAATCTTGGCGGGCGAAAAGCCTGAAAATATCGCACCCTATTTTCCAGGCAAGGATTTGCCAATCGTCGATTGTCGCCAATTGGCCCGCTGGGGATTGAGTGAAGATCGACTCCCAGCACGAAGCGAATTGCGGTTCCGCCAAAGTTCGCTATGGAAAGAACACCGCAGCTCGGTTCTAACAGCAACTTTCGTCTTGGCACTTCAAGCCGCGCTGCTGATCGGTCTGTTATTCGAAAGAAGAAGTCGCATCCTAGCAGAATCGGTTGCCGATGAGACGCGAAGAGAGCTGACGCACGCATCACGACTCGCTACCGTCGGCGAACTGACGGCGTCGATTGCGCACGAGATTCATCAGCCTCTTGGCGCTATTTTAAGCAATGCGGACGCCGCAGAGATGCTGATCGATTCTTCGCCTGACTCGATGGATGAACTGCGGCAAATTTTGGTAGACATTCGCCAGGACGATTTACGGGCCTGCGAGGTCATCGAGCGACTGCGAGCCTTGATGCGAAATCGCGAACTGGAGTTGCAAGCTGTTGAACCGAATGAATTGATCGAAAACGTGATACAACTTATCCACCGTGAGACGAAGCGACGTGACGTTACCGTCCACACGGAACTCGCGCCAGGCGGGCCGCTCGTCATCGCGGACAAAGTGCACTTACAACAGGTGCTACTCAATCTATTGCTCAATGGTATGGAAGCAATGTCAGAAATGAACCAGCCAAAGAAGCTGTTTGTGCAAACTCAACTTCAGAGCGACAAATTGGAATTCTTGGTCCAAGACTCCGGGCCTGGTATTCCAACGGAGAGGCGTTCTTGCTTGTTCGATCCTTTCTTCACAACCAAGAAGGAGGGCATGGGGTTAGGGCTTTCAATTGCTCGAACGCTAGTGGAAGCTCACGAAGGTCGCATCTGGGTTGACGATAACTGCCACACCGGATTGGGTTTACGGTTCACTGTTCCGCTCGCGCAAAAGTCATTGAACGAAACGAGTCCGTTCGCTTGTTTATCTCAGGAGCAAACCGGATGA
- a CDS encoding response regulator transcription factor translates to MTLPNPTVHVVDDDDSFRQSIVRLLRAAGYEVREHASAAEFLLSRASRAHGCVVLDIRMPGLNGLELQKGLNDFDNALPIVFLTGHGDIQMSVRAIKAGAVDFLTKPVKRDSLLSAVRNAISSDALNRVNDESLKLLRDRFGKLTEREVSVFLLVVDGKLNKNIASELGISERTVKSHRANLMEKLQVTSLAGLIASAVQLNLPIPKN, encoded by the coding sequence ATGACGCTACCGAACCCGACGGTCCATGTTGTTGATGATGACGATTCTTTCCGTCAATCGATCGTCCGCTTGCTACGCGCGGCCGGTTACGAAGTCCGCGAGCATGCTTCCGCGGCCGAGTTCTTACTCTCGCGGGCAAGCCGCGCCCATGGTTGCGTTGTACTGGATATTCGCATGCCCGGTCTCAACGGACTCGAACTTCAAAAAGGGCTTAACGACTTCGATAATGCGCTTCCCATTGTCTTTCTTACAGGACATGGTGATATTCAAATGAGCGTGCGAGCAATCAAGGCGGGAGCGGTCGATTTTCTGACGAAGCCGGTCAAGCGGGATTCGCTGTTGTCTGCCGTTCGCAATGCAATCTCAAGTGACGCATTGAACCGGGTAAACGATGAAAGCCTGAAACTCCTGCGTGATCGGTTCGGGAAGTTGACAGAAAGGGAAGTCTCCGTTTTTCTACTCGTTGTCGATGGAAAGCTCAACAAAAATATCGCCTCGGAACTTGGTATCTCAGAACGCACCGTCAAATCGCACCGAGCCAATCTAATGGAAAAGCTTCAGGTCACTTCGCTAGCCGGTCTGATCGCCTCGGCCGTCCAACTCAATCTGCCGATCCCAAAAAACTGA
- a CDS encoding response regulator transcription factor, with the protein MPSDLLEIVVVEDDPSMRRAIERMLRVGGFRPIMFGSAEASIEAGILLTADCLILDIQLPGMSGLDLFEYSLADGDSPPTIFITSFDSSAFRDRAGRLGAISYHQKPFLGRVLLDAVKQALQAPRENCRLNE; encoded by the coding sequence ATGCCGAGCGACCTACTCGAAATCGTCGTTGTTGAAGACGATCCCAGTATGCGTCGAGCCATTGAACGAATGTTACGAGTAGGTGGTTTCAGACCAATCATGTTCGGTTCGGCAGAAGCCTCTATTGAAGCGGGCATTTTGTTAACTGCAGACTGCTTGATTTTGGACATTCAATTGCCGGGTATGTCGGGACTTGACTTGTTTGAATACTCCTTAGCCGATGGAGATTCGCCGCCGACCATTTTCATTACATCATTTGATAGCTCCGCATTTCGCGACAGGGCCGGAAGGCTCGGTGCGATCAGTTATCATCAAAAACCATTCCTTGGGCGAGTTCTGCTTGATGCTGTCAAGCAAGCCTTGCAGGCTCCTCGGGAAAATTGCAGGCTCAACGAATAG
- a CDS encoding arylsulfatase, whose translation MAHGQSTDSKKPNILVIWGDDIGVWNISHMNHGMMGYKTPNIDRIAKEGISFTDYYGQQSCTAGRAAFLNGSVPVRTGMTKVGLPAAPQGWQETDVTFAAVLKGQGYATGQFGKNHQGDRDEHLPTNHGFDEFMGNLYHLNAEEEPEDRDYPADMVLADGSTFREKFGPRGVIKATAGGKIEDTGPLTKKRMETVDEETLAAAKDFIQRQHESGKPWMCWWNGTRMHFRTHVKEDHKGLAGKTGDEYHDGMVEHDIHVGELLDLIDELGIADNTIVQYSTDNGVHYNTWPDAGTTPFHGEKNSNWEGAFRVPCYVRWPGKFPAGATVNGIVSHEDWLPTFAAAAGNPDIKEQLREGVELIGREYKNYIDGYNQLDYLKKAGTFDTIDADLEASPRKEFIYVTDGGEVCAIRVQDWKATYLENRADRLQIWREPFIKLRTPHLYNLRRDPFEKAQVGSNTYEDWFMDKVYLLAPMQVVASKFLMTMKEYPPSQTPGDWSLSTLEEQIKDMNPGGK comes from the coding sequence ATGGCTCATGGCCAGTCAACCGACTCCAAGAAGCCCAATATCCTCGTTATTTGGGGAGATGACATCGGAGTCTGGAACATCAGCCACATGAACCATGGCATGATGGGCTACAAGACTCCCAACATCGACCGCATCGCCAAGGAAGGTATTAGTTTCACCGACTACTACGGTCAGCAATCTTGCACGGCGGGTCGCGCGGCCTTCCTCAATGGCAGCGTGCCGGTCCGTACCGGCATGACCAAGGTCGGGCTGCCTGCAGCTCCGCAAGGTTGGCAGGAGACTGACGTCACTTTCGCCGCCGTCCTCAAGGGCCAAGGCTACGCCACCGGCCAGTTCGGCAAGAACCACCAAGGCGACAGAGACGAGCATCTGCCGACCAACCATGGCTTCGACGAGTTCATGGGCAATCTCTACCATCTGAATGCGGAAGAGGAGCCGGAGGACCGCGACTATCCAGCCGATATGGTGCTTGCCGACGGCTCGACCTTCCGTGAAAAATTCGGTCCCCGCGGTGTGATCAAGGCCACCGCCGGCGGCAAGATCGAGGATACCGGGCCGCTGACCAAGAAGCGGATGGAAACCGTCGACGAGGAAACTCTCGCCGCCGCCAAAGATTTCATCCAACGCCAACACGAATCTGGCAAGCCTTGGATGTGCTGGTGGAACGGAACCCGGATGCATTTCCGCACCCACGTCAAGGAAGACCACAAGGGACTCGCAGGCAAGACGGGAGATGAGTACCACGACGGCATGGTCGAACACGACATCCATGTCGGAGAATTACTCGATCTGATCGATGAACTTGGCATCGCCGACAACACGATCGTCCAGTATTCCACCGACAACGGGGTCCACTACAACACCTGGCCGGATGCGGGGACCACCCCTTTCCACGGTGAGAAAAACTCCAACTGGGAGGGTGCCTTCCGCGTTCCCTGTTACGTCCGCTGGCCCGGGAAATTTCCTGCCGGTGCAACCGTCAATGGGATCGTGTCTCACGAAGACTGGCTTCCCACATTCGCAGCCGCTGCCGGCAACCCGGACATCAAGGAGCAGCTGCGTGAGGGTGTCGAGTTGATCGGTCGAGAGTACAAGAACTACATCGACGGCTACAACCAGCTCGACTACCTCAAGAAGGCGGGAACGTTTGATACCATCGACGCCGACCTGGAGGCCTCGCCACGTAAGGAGTTCATTTATGTGACCGACGGCGGCGAAGTCTGCGCCATTCGCGTTCAAGACTGGAAAGCCACTTATCTGGAGAACCGGGCCGATCGCCTGCAGATCTGGCGGGAACCCTTTATCAAGTTGCGAACGCCGCACCTATACAATCTGCGCCGCGACCCCTTCGAGAAGGCCCAGGTCGGTTCGAACACCTACGAAGACTGGTTTATGGACAAGGTTTACTTGTTAGCCCCGATGCAAGTCGTCGCTTCCAAGTTCCTCATGACCATGAAAGAGTATCCGCCTAGTCAGACGCCGGGCGACTGGAGTCTTTCCACACTGGAAGAGCAGATCAAGGACATGAATCCGGGCGGCAAGTGA
- a CDS encoding DUF1559 domain-containing protein yields MNLARLRKGFTLVELLVVIAIIGVLVGLLLPAVQAAREAARRMSCSNNFKQIGLAVHNYHSAYNQLPIHGSGTIDDAGKDWGHSVVSSNGLNLSAFVGLLPFMEQQALWEQISNPTLGRVDGSTTDNPGGTIPWNAMGPCPDNRDYIPWSVEIPGMRCPSDPGVGLPALGRTNYAVCLGDSANGTAALTGSRHHADLRQINDTRASESGAADRGVFLLHDKMAFRGIADGLSNTIMMGEIATDLGDHDKRTIGVNHGTSQNNISANPLYCREEIDDLRPGFWESGLDFHAEIYGRGFQWAMSRTVQTGMRTILPPNTEMCTNKDHREVNFGSAASRHQGGAHVLMGDGAVKFITDSIEAGNSSAGGVYVGGSGARSPGSKSPYGLWGALGTRASKEVIQEQF; encoded by the coding sequence ATGAATTTAGCAAGATTGAGAAAGGGCTTCACGCTGGTCGAACTTCTTGTTGTGATTGCGATTATTGGGGTGCTTGTGGGGTTGCTGTTGCCTGCGGTTCAAGCCGCACGTGAAGCGGCTCGTCGGATGAGTTGTAGCAATAATTTTAAGCAGATTGGCTTGGCTGTGCATAATTACCATTCCGCTTACAACCAGCTTCCCATTCATGGTAGCGGTACCATTGATGATGCTGGAAAAGATTGGGGTCATTCGGTGGTCTCATCCAATGGTCTTAACTTGAGTGCATTTGTCGGACTATTGCCGTTCATGGAGCAGCAGGCACTTTGGGAGCAGATCTCCAATCCAACGCTTGGTCGAGTGGATGGCAGCACAACGGACAACCCCGGCGGAACGATTCCCTGGAACGCGATGGGACCATGCCCTGACAACCGTGACTACATCCCGTGGTCGGTAGAAATCCCTGGGATGCGATGCCCCAGTGATCCAGGAGTAGGGCTACCCGCACTTGGCCGAACCAACTACGCCGTCTGTCTCGGAGACTCTGCAAACGGAACGGCGGCCTTAACGGGTAGTCGGCATCATGCGGACCTAAGGCAAATTAATGATACCCGTGCCTCCGAATCGGGAGCGGCGGATCGTGGCGTCTTCCTACTCCATGACAAAATGGCGTTTCGCGGAATCGCTGATGGTCTTTCCAACACAATCATGATGGGTGAAATCGCAACAGATCTCGGTGATCACGATAAGCGAACCATTGGCGTCAATCACGGTACAAGTCAAAACAACATTTCTGCCAATCCTTTGTATTGTCGTGAAGAAATCGACGACCTTCGACCAGGCTTCTGGGAATCTGGCCTTGACTTCCATGCTGAAATCTATGGTCGTGGCTTCCAGTGGGCGATGTCACGGACGGTCCAAACGGGAATGCGGACGATACTGCCCCCGAACACCGAGATGTGTACCAACAAAGACCATCGCGAAGTCAACTTTGGTAGCGCCGCTAGCCGCCATCAAGGAGGTGCACATGTGCTGATGGGTGACGGGGCGGTTAAGTTCATCACAGACTCGATCGAGGCGGGCAACTCGTCAGCAGGCGGCGTCTACGTTGGTGGTTCAGGAGCTCGCTCCCCCGGCTCGAAAAGCCCCTATGGATTGTGGGGTGCCTTGGGGACTCGCGCTTCGAAGGAAGTTATCCAAGAACAGTTTTAA
- a CDS encoding transposase, producing MPRPQRSEQFHSGDVCIVHVVQRCVRRAFLAGVDQVTGKDYSFRKEWIRRRMEALASVFAVDVLSYAIMSNHTHNILRNRPDVCAAWSDEEVAIRWLRVFPGRRMEEHLAEPTENDVKTLVRDKERLALVRERLSDISWFMRALAEPIARMANKQDQCTGRFWEGRFKAQRIVDEAGLLACSMYVDLNPVRAAMAESPNDSVHTSAYDRIEADRGRRIDSAAFDLKPIPTEEAGKIIRTTPVEELRTQHSEKRRNPTGRKIRRDEWLAPLTMDPSNLSKDAEVHTNGYRSSDKGFLNLAWSDYKRLLRWTAKQNLAEMAGKVPASLAKRIAEIGIDVSMWRELVWNWPKYFGNSGCIGRPDSMKADAEQHGHHHHRGQASVACCFT from the coding sequence ATGCCTCGACCTCAACGCTCTGAACAGTTTCATTCGGGTGACGTTTGTATCGTCCATGTTGTTCAACGCTGCGTTCGACGTGCGTTTTTAGCAGGAGTCGACCAAGTGACCGGAAAGGACTACTCCTTTCGTAAAGAGTGGATTCGGAGGCGAATGGAAGCTCTCGCTTCGGTTTTTGCCGTCGATGTGCTTTCTTACGCTATCATGAGCAACCATACGCACAATATTCTTCGCAATCGGCCTGATGTTTGCGCGGCTTGGTCCGACGAAGAAGTCGCAATTCGTTGGCTGCGGGTTTTTCCAGGACGCCGAATGGAAGAACATTTGGCGGAACCGACGGAAAACGATGTGAAGACATTAGTTCGTGACAAAGAACGGTTGGCATTAGTCCGAGAGCGATTGTCGGACATTTCGTGGTTCATGCGTGCGTTAGCTGAGCCGATCGCCCGTATGGCGAATAAGCAAGACCAATGCACGGGACGGTTTTGGGAGGGACGCTTTAAAGCTCAGCGGATTGTGGACGAAGCGGGGTTGTTAGCTTGCAGTATGTACGTGGACCTTAATCCGGTCAGGGCAGCGATGGCGGAAAGTCCCAATGATTCGGTCCACACGTCGGCTTACGACCGGATCGAGGCGGATAGGGGCCGACGTATTGATTCGGCTGCCTTTGATCTGAAACCGATTCCGACCGAAGAAGCAGGGAAAATTATCCGTACGACGCCGGTCGAGGAGCTTCGCACTCAGCATAGCGAGAAGCGACGAAACCCGACTGGGCGAAAGATCCGGCGTGACGAATGGCTTGCGCCTTTGACAATGGACCCTAGCAATTTGTCTAAAGATGCGGAGGTCCACACCAACGGATATCGCAGTAGTGACAAGGGGTTCTTGAATCTCGCTTGGTCGGACTACAAACGCTTGCTTCGTTGGACGGCGAAGCAAAATCTTGCGGAGATGGCAGGGAAGGTCCCGGCGTCGCTTGCCAAGCGGATTGCTGAAATCGGCATTGATGTTTCGATGTGGCGAGAACTGGTTTGGAATTGGCCTAAGTATTTTGGCAACAGCGGATGTATCGGACGTCCCGATTCGATGAAGGCTGACGCTGAGCAACATGGCCACCATCATCACCGAGGCCAAGCATCGGTTGCGTGTTGCTTCACGTGA